In Armatimonadota bacterium, one DNA window encodes the following:
- a CDS encoding glycosyltransferase family 2 protein: MSLTAVIPAYNEGERLRGVLGVLLRSREVDEIIVVSDGSTDDTCEVARSFDGVVVVELNENVGKGGAMVAGARQASSEFIAFLDADLLGMTPDHFEALTAPVLSGEADMAIGVFKGGRPRTDWAQVIAPFISGQRVMRREDFLSIPELEATRYGVEVAITGHARRAGLRIRPVTLLGMTHPMKEEKIGFIPGTLSRLVMYWDILRIACIPRRRRSKAKSRKLEVRS; the protein is encoded by the coding sequence TTGTCGCTGACGGCCGTGATTCCGGCTTACAACGAGGGAGAGCGCCTGCGCGGGGTGCTGGGCGTCCTTCTGCGCTCCCGCGAGGTTGACGAGATCATCGTGGTGAGCGACGGCTCGACCGACGATACGTGCGAGGTCGCTCGGTCGTTCGACGGCGTCGTCGTTGTCGAGTTGAATGAGAACGTGGGGAAGGGCGGAGCGATGGTTGCCGGTGCCCGGCAGGCTTCCTCCGAGTTCATCGCATTCCTGGACGCCGATCTGCTTGGGATGACGCCCGATCACTTCGAGGCCCTCACGGCTCCCGTGCTCTCGGGCGAGGCGGACATGGCGATCGGCGTATTCAAGGGCGGTCGTCCGCGCACGGACTGGGCGCAAGTGATCGCCCCATTCATCTCCGGCCAGAGGGTCATGCGGCGTGAAGACTTCCTGTCCATACCCGAGCTGGAGGCGACCCGATACGGCGTCGAGGTAGCGATCACCGGCCATGCGCGCAGGGCCGGCCTCAGGATCAGGCCGGTGACTCTCCTCGGCATGACCCATCCGATGAAGGAAGAGAAAATAGGATTCATCCCCGGGACGCTGTCCCGGCTCGTCATGTACTGGGATATTCTTCGGATCGCGTGCATACCGCGGCGCCGGAGGTCGAAAGCCAAGAGTCGAAAGCTCGAAGTTCGAAGCTGA
- a CDS encoding M48 family metalloprotease produces the protein MLRRRHIAALALLLAVAMSLTAGCKPQNIISTSEEVEIGKEAAAKIEKEHPVNKDPQLNRLVTGMGQNLVRYSKRQDIQYTFKILDHDEVNAVSLPGGWIYVYKGLIDATKNEPDQLAGVIAHEIGHVAARHHADMIGRQVFAGVLVQTLTRGDTQQWAGLFANLSLLSWSREHEFEADKLGVNYTFQSKQYAPEGLIGFFAVLEGRAKSNPSKFEQMFRTHPVNSERIKRANEYLAKLKSGAVRP, from the coding sequence ATGCTCAGACGCAGGCATATCGCCGCTCTCGCTCTGCTCCTGGCGGTCGCGATGTCGCTTACCGCCGGTTGCAAGCCGCAGAATATCATCAGCACCAGCGAGGAAGTCGAGATCGGCAAGGAGGCGGCGGCGAAGATCGAGAAAGAGCATCCCGTCAACAAGGATCCGCAGTTGAACCGACTGGTGACCGGAATGGGCCAGAACCTGGTCCGATATTCCAAACGCCAGGATATACAGTACACCTTCAAGATCCTTGACCACGACGAAGTCAACGCGGTGTCTCTCCCCGGCGGTTGGATCTACGTCTACAAAGGTCTGATTGACGCTACCAAGAACGAACCCGACCAACTCGCAGGAGTCATAGCGCATGAGATAGGACACGTCGCGGCCCGGCACCATGCTGACATGATCGGCCGCCAGGTGTTTGCGGGCGTACTTGTGCAGACGCTCACCCGAGGTGACACCCAGCAGTGGGCAGGCCTCTTTGCCAACCTGAGCCTGCTCAGTTGGAGCCGGGAGCATGAGTTCGAGGCCGACAAGCTGGGCGTGAACTACACGTTCCAGTCGAAACAGTACGCCCCTGAGGGCCTGATCGGCTTCTTTGCGGTACTGGAGGGGCGCGCAAAGAGCAACCCTTCCAAGTTCGAGCAGATGTTCCGGACTCACCCGGTGAACTCGGAGCGCATCAAGAGGGCCAACGAATATCTGGCTAAGTTAAAGTCAGGTGCGGTCCGGCCGTAG
- a CDS encoding 1-deoxy-D-xylulose-5-phosphate synthase encodes MTRLIERIQYPADLKVLTAEELRQLAEEIRERIVQVVSRTGGHLASSLGAVDLTIALHSVYESPKDRIIWDVGHQAYAHKMLTGRCACFDSLRQYEGISGFPRRSESLHDAFGAGHSSTSISAALGFAKARDLRGTDEKIVAVIGDGALTGGQAMEAFNNAGQLGSKMLVILNDNEMSISPNVGALAMHLSKLRALPLYRRVEDRAKSVVENLPVGGRTLSRTAEGILHGVTRLIGSETGVIFEEMGFTYLGPIDGHDIGLMMEILSAAKTMDGPVMVHVLTTKGKGYEHAEKDSRLWHGTPPFEITNGEAQPSSGDQTYTSAFSDALIELATADERIVAVTAAMPDGTGLSSFAEQFPDRFFDVGIAEPHAVTFAAGLAAAGMRPVVAVYSTFLQRAYDQVLHDVCLQRLPVVFAIDRAGLVGEDGPTHHGVFDLSYLRHMPNLTIAAPSDPVELRAMLVLALEHPGPVAIRYPRGSNPMLPSHDDVSGLALGLSEVIGDGDDVCIVAIGSMVHPALKAREILRESGTSAALVNARYAKPLDSEVITRFARKCRRLVVVEENSASGGFGSAVMELLAEAGVNDVEIRLIGLPDEFAVHGKISVLREHYGLDAEHIAAVAAEATATASRLASS; translated from the coding sequence ATGACCAGACTCATCGAACGGATTCAGTATCCGGCGGACCTGAAGGTGTTGACCGCCGAAGAACTAAGGCAGCTCGCCGAGGAAATACGCGAGCGGATAGTCCAGGTCGTCTCCAGGACGGGAGGCCACCTCGCCTCGAGCCTCGGCGCTGTGGATCTCACGATAGCCCTGCACTCGGTATACGAATCACCGAAGGACCGGATCATCTGGGACGTGGGCCATCAGGCATATGCCCACAAGATGCTCACCGGCCGGTGCGCCTGCTTCGACAGCCTCAGGCAGTACGAGGGCATAAGCGGGTTCCCGCGGCGGTCGGAGAGCCTGCACGACGCCTTCGGCGCGGGACACTCGAGTACTTCGATCTCGGCGGCGCTCGGATTCGCCAAGGCGCGCGACCTCAGAGGCACGGACGAGAAGATCGTGGCGGTGATCGGCGACGGCGCACTAACCGGCGGCCAGGCGATGGAGGCGTTCAACAACGCGGGCCAGCTCGGCTCGAAGATGCTGGTCATCTTGAACGACAACGAGATGTCAATCTCACCGAACGTCGGCGCGCTGGCGATGCACCTGAGCAAGCTCCGCGCCCTGCCCCTCTACCGCAGGGTCGAGGACCGCGCAAAGAGCGTCGTCGAGAACCTGCCGGTAGGCGGCAGGACTCTCTCGCGCACCGCCGAGGGAATCCTGCACGGCGTCACGAGGCTGATCGGCTCGGAAACCGGCGTCATCTTCGAGGAGATGGGATTCACTTACCTCGGACCGATAGACGGGCACGACATCGGGCTGATGATGGAGATACTGAGCGCCGCGAAGACGATGGACGGCCCCGTCATGGTACACGTCCTCACCACGAAAGGCAAAGGCTACGAACACGCGGAAAAGGACTCGCGCCTCTGGCACGGCACCCCGCCTTTCGAGATCACGAACGGAGAGGCTCAGCCCTCGTCGGGCGATCAGACTTACACGAGCGCATTTTCCGACGCGCTGATCGAGCTGGCCACCGCTGACGAACGCATAGTCGCCGTCACCGCAGCCATGCCGGACGGCACGGGCTTGAGTTCATTCGCGGAGCAGTTCCCGGATCGGTTCTTTGATGTGGGCATCGCCGAGCCCCATGCGGTCACCTTCGCGGCTGGACTCGCGGCGGCGGGCATGAGGCCGGTCGTGGCCGTGTACTCCACCTTCCTCCAGCGCGCGTATGATCAGGTGCTGCATGATGTCTGCCTGCAGAGACTGCCCGTGGTCTTCGCGATTGACCGCGCTGGACTGGTTGGCGAGGACGGCCCGACCCACCACGGCGTCTTCGACCTCTCGTACCTGCGCCACATGCCGAACCTCACGATCGCCGCCCCGTCCGATCCGGTGGAACTCCGGGCGATGCTGGTACTGGCCCTGGAGCATCCCGGACCTGTCGCGATTCGATACCCTCGGGGGTCAAACCCGATGCTCCCGAGCCATGACGACGTCAGCGGGCTGGCGCTCGGGCTATCCGAAGTGATCGGCGACGGGGATGACGTCTGCATCGTGGCGATCGGTTCCATGGTGCATCCAGCGCTGAAGGCGCGAGAGATACTCCGCGAGTCAGGCACATCGGCGGCTCTGGTGAACGCCCGGTACGCAAAACCACTCGACTCCGAGGTGATCACCCGATTCGCACGCAAGTGCCGCAGGCTGGTCGTCGTCGAGGAGAACTCCGCGAGCGGAGGATTCGGCTCGGCAGTGATGGAACTGCTCGCTGAGGCAGGCGTCAACGATGTGGAGATACGCCTTATCGGCCTGCCAGACGAGTTCGCGGTCCACGGCAAGATATCGGTCCTGCGGGAACATTACGGGCTCGACGCGGAGCATATCGCCGCAGTCGCCGCCGAAGCGACAGCAACTGCTTCACGGCTGGCTTCATCCTAA
- a CDS encoding NTP transferase domain-containing protein — MPKRTVAFQAIVLAAGKGTRMGSDLPKVLHLLCGRPMVCHVLDALEAVGIAKPIIIVGRGAELVERTLGRGYAYVLQEQQLGSGHAVMCAREAAEGRSRHILVMCGDSPLFRAETVRALMDAHLLGRAAVSLTSATLDDPTGYGRIVRGTDGRITGVVEEKMAGRPERAIREINGGCYAFDSGWLWTNIGLMSENEAGEKCLTEMVDIAISQGKRVTSASCDPEEVLGVNTPEQLAEAERIMSGR, encoded by the coding sequence ATGCCGAAACGCACAGTTGCCTTCCAAGCGATAGTCCTCGCGGCGGGGAAGGGTACGAGGATGGGGTCGGACCTGCCCAAGGTGCTGCATCTTCTCTGTGGGCGTCCGATGGTATGCCACGTCCTCGACGCGCTCGAGGCGGTCGGCATCGCAAAGCCGATCATCATCGTCGGCAGGGGCGCCGAACTGGTCGAGCGGACACTCGGCAGAGGATACGCCTATGTACTCCAGGAACAGCAACTCGGCTCCGGACACGCGGTGATGTGCGCGCGCGAAGCGGCGGAAGGTCGGTCGCGGCACATCCTAGTCATGTGTGGGGACAGTCCGCTATTCCGCGCCGAAACCGTGCGCGCGCTGATGGACGCCCACCTGCTGGGGCGCGCGGCCGTCAGCCTGACCTCCGCGACTCTGGACGATCCCACGGGATACGGACGCATCGTCCGGGGCACGGACGGACGGATCACGGGTGTCGTGGAGGAGAAGATGGCGGGAAGACCCGAGAGGGCTATCCGCGAGATCAACGGCGGGTGTTACGCGTTCGACTCCGGCTGGCTGTGGACGAACATCGGACTGATGAGCGAGAACGAGGCCGGGGAAAAATGCCTGACGGAGATGGTGGACATCGCGATCTCGCAGGGTAAGCGCGTGACATCGGCGTCGTGCGACCCGGAAGAGGTTCTTGGAGTGAACACTCCGGAGCAACTCGCGGAAGCAGAACGGATCATGAGCGGACGCTAG
- the ispE gene encoding 4-(cytidine 5'-diphospho)-2-C-methyl-D-erythritol kinase, producing MRSFAKVNLTLDVLGKRPDGYHAIESVMQTVSLHDTVSLSLGGSSGIRLTCDTDGIPTDARNLAHRAASAVFEASGVSPGLEIAIEKRIPAEAGLGGGSSNAAAVLRGLGLLLELSRDDVFGLAAQVGSDVPFFMVGGTAQVSGRGEYVHALPEVPEMWIVVVKPPFGISTPWAYRRLDEVRAAGGQPTPDSERGTASMRMVECVRSGSPVSGLHSLVHNDLEPPAMEQHPDIAEMRDALRESGARAALLCGSGSAVFGLFEDESQARSAECDLSDRSDASGSAVFVARTVGREEALDID from the coding sequence GTGCGGTCATTCGCCAAGGTCAACCTGACCCTGGACGTGCTCGGGAAACGGCCTGACGGCTACCACGCCATCGAGAGCGTCATGCAGACCGTCAGCCTGCATGACACAGTCTCGCTCTCCCTTGGAGGCTCTTCTGGCATACGGCTTACCTGCGATACGGACGGCATACCGACGGACGCCCGCAACCTGGCGCATCGGGCGGCGTCGGCGGTCTTCGAGGCGAGCGGAGTGTCGCCGGGACTGGAGATCGCAATCGAGAAACGGATTCCCGCCGAGGCCGGGCTGGGCGGGGGAAGCAGCAACGCTGCGGCCGTACTGAGAGGTCTTGGCCTACTACTGGAGTTGAGCCGGGACGATGTCTTCGGTCTTGCGGCGCAGGTCGGCTCTGACGTGCCGTTCTTCATGGTCGGCGGCACGGCGCAGGTTTCCGGCCGAGGAGAATACGTGCATGCTCTGCCAGAGGTTCCCGAGATGTGGATCGTGGTCGTCAAGCCTCCGTTCGGCATTTCGACGCCGTGGGCTTACCGCAGGCTCGATGAAGTGCGGGCGGCAGGCGGTCAACCGACACCGGACAGCGAACGAGGGACGGCATCAATGCGTATGGTAGAGTGTGTCCGGTCCGGGTCTCCGGTCTCCGGTCTGCACTCTCTGGTCCATAACGATCTCGAACCACCAGCCATGGAGCAGCACCCCGATATAGCCGAGATGAGAGACGCCCTGAGAGAATCCGGCGCTCGGGCGGCGCTGTTGTGCGGGAGCGGCTCTGCGGTGTTCGGTCTTTTCGAGGACGAGTCGCAGGCGCGGAGTGCCGAGTGCGATCTGTCCGACAGGTCGGACGCATCCGGGAGTGCGGTTTTCGTCGCCCGGACGGTCGGCCGCGAGGAGGCACTGGATATTGACTAG
- a CDS encoding insulinase family protein: protein MRCRSVHLSVVLLMLFSAVASAQQPEVREAVLPNGLKVLTKEVHAAPVVSFQVWYRVGSRNEQLGKTGLSHLLEHMQFKGTKSLKKGEIDKLIQSNGGLSNAATWKDFTFYYETLSSDKLELAMRIESDRMVNSLIDPKEFAAEVTVVRSELEGDEGNPDSLIYYELYANAFKAHPYQWPTIGWTHDVQTVSRDDLYAYYKTFYKPNNATVVIVGDFETEKALALVNKYFGKIKKGPDVPQVTSREPVQFGERRAVATKAGNAYRVMMGFHNPAIGSPDVYPLDVLEIALSEGMSSRLYRALVDKQLATEAWASNTVSRDPDLFLLGGTARDGVKIEDVESALLAEVEKIKSEGITDQELQKAVNLIEASFVYGNDSVSNQARMLGNFETMYSWKYLDEYLPNLRKVSREDVSRAARKYLTAENRTVVKFVPAEPGVRSQESEVGAEQDGLRVRVPAYRPADSPLTPTLSPKGRGGIGAAPAKSHIPSPKSAVAPTRLVLENGVVAIFYPNRSNATIGVTGSLNAGAMFDPEGKSGVAALTAGLLVKGTKSRTADQLASERDFLGIRMSAGADTESMSFSTYSLAKHFDKSLELLSDVLRNPVFPDEELQKIKARRLSGLKQQQDDPQSLAFRRFYGMVFPRGHPYHQLSLEEEAANTSAISRNDIVSFYEKYYGPQTAIIVVVGDADEQTALAKIRQYFGDWKPTGPAVKVEIPEAPIQGQVVKDVIRVPDKTQVDVVLGYSGGLKRTDADFYAATVMNHILGGGGALGSRMGDVIRDQMGLVYNVYSAFEAQLGAGSWHSYLGTNPQNLDKAVTALVEQMKLMQEKGATKQEVREAVDYIAGSFPARRLETSSAIAATLHGAEFYGLGMDYLREYQSLYRAVTVEQVNAAARKYLHPERYTLVQAGTLE from the coding sequence ATGAGATGCCGGAGCGTTCACCTGTCCGTCGTTTTGCTGATGCTGTTCTCGGCGGTCGCGTCGGCGCAGCAGCCTGAAGTGCGTGAGGCCGTCCTGCCAAACGGGCTGAAGGTGCTCACGAAGGAAGTCCACGCCGCGCCGGTGGTGAGCTTCCAGGTCTGGTACAGGGTCGGCTCGCGGAACGAGCAGCTCGGCAAGACCGGCCTGTCTCACCTCCTGGAGCATATGCAGTTCAAGGGCACGAAGTCGCTCAAGAAGGGCGAGATAGACAAGCTGATCCAGAGCAACGGAGGGCTGAGCAACGCCGCCACCTGGAAGGACTTCACCTTCTACTATGAGACCCTCTCCAGCGACAAACTCGAGCTTGCGATGCGCATCGAGTCCGACCGCATGGTGAACAGCCTGATCGACCCGAAGGAGTTTGCCGCGGAGGTGACCGTCGTGCGCTCGGAACTCGAGGGCGACGAGGGCAACCCCGACTCGCTGATCTACTACGAGCTCTACGCGAACGCGTTCAAGGCGCACCCATACCAATGGCCGACGATCGGCTGGACGCACGACGTACAGACGGTCAGCCGAGACGACCTCTATGCCTACTACAAGACTTTCTACAAGCCGAATAACGCGACTGTGGTGATCGTCGGCGACTTCGAGACCGAGAAGGCGCTGGCCCTCGTGAACAAGTATTTCGGCAAGATCAAAAAGGGCCCCGATGTGCCGCAGGTCACCTCGCGGGAGCCGGTCCAGTTCGGCGAGCGGCGCGCCGTCGCCACCAAGGCCGGGAACGCCTACCGGGTAATGATGGGCTTCCACAACCCGGCGATCGGCAGCCCGGATGTCTATCCGCTCGACGTGCTGGAGATCGCGCTTAGCGAGGGGATGAGCAGCCGCCTTTACAGGGCGCTCGTGGACAAGCAGCTTGCGACCGAAGCGTGGGCGAGCAACACCGTCAGCCGGGACCCGGACCTCTTCCTGCTCGGCGGAACGGCGCGCGACGGCGTGAAGATCGAAGATGTCGAGTCGGCGCTGCTGGCGGAGGTCGAGAAAATCAAGTCCGAGGGGATTACCGATCAGGAACTTCAAAAGGCCGTCAACCTGATCGAGGCATCGTTCGTCTACGGGAACGACAGCGTCTCGAACCAGGCGAGGATGCTCGGCAACTTCGAGACGATGTACTCCTGGAAGTACCTGGACGAGTACCTGCCGAACCTGCGTAAGGTCAGCAGGGAAGACGTCTCGCGCGCGGCGAGGAAGTACCTGACGGCAGAAAACCGGACGGTGGTAAAGTTTGTTCCTGCAGAGCCTGGAGTCAGAAGTCAGGAGTCAGAAGTTGGCGCGGAGCAGGACGGACTCAGGGTGCGGGTGCCGGCCTACCGGCCGGCGGATTCACCGCTCACCCCAACTCTCTCCCCCAAGGGGCGAGGGGGTATTGGCGCGGCTCCTGCCAAGTCCCATATCCCAAGCCCGAAATCCGCGGTAGCTCCGACCCGGTTGGTGCTCGAGAACGGCGTGGTCGCTATCTTCTACCCGAACCGGAGCAACGCGACCATCGGCGTGACCGGAAGCCTGAACGCCGGCGCGATGTTCGACCCCGAGGGCAAGAGCGGTGTCGCCGCGCTGACCGCCGGTCTGCTCGTGAAGGGCACAAAGTCGCGCACTGCCGACCAACTGGCGTCCGAGAGAGACTTCCTCGGCATCCGCATGAGCGCCGGCGCTGATACCGAGTCTATGAGCTTCAGCACGTACTCGCTCGCCAAGCACTTCGACAAGTCGCTCGAACTCCTGTCGGACGTGCTCCGGAACCCGGTCTTCCCGGACGAAGAACTTCAGAAGATCAAGGCCCGGCGGCTTTCCGGCCTGAAGCAGCAGCAGGACGACCCGCAGTCGCTTGCGTTCCGTCGCTTCTACGGCATGGTGTTCCCGAGAGGGCATCCGTACCACCAACTGTCTCTGGAGGAAGAGGCGGCGAACACCTCCGCGATCAGCCGGAATGACATCGTCTCGTTCTACGAGAAGTACTACGGCCCGCAGACCGCGATTATCGTGGTGGTCGGCGACGCCGATGAGCAGACGGCGCTGGCCAAGATCAGGCAGTACTTCGGCGACTGGAAACCGACTGGTCCCGCGGTGAAGGTCGAGATTCCCGAGGCTCCGATCCAGGGCCAGGTTGTGAAGGACGTCATCCGGGTGCCGGACAAGACCCAGGTGGACGTCGTGCTCGGATACTCGGGCGGACTCAAGCGGACCGACGCTGACTTCTACGCCGCGACGGTCATGAACCACATACTGGGCGGAGGAGGCGCGCTCGGCAGCCGGATGGGTGACGTGATTCGCGATCAGATGGGGCTCGTCTACAACGTATACAGCGCTTTTGAGGCGCAGCTCGGTGCCGGGTCGTGGCACTCATACCTCGGCACGAATCCGCAGAACCTCGACAAGGCTGTCACCGCGCTCGTCGAGCAGATGAAGCTGATGCAGGAGAAGGGTGCTACGAAGCAGGAGGTACGAGAGGCTGTGGACTACATCGCCGGCTCTTTCCCGGCCCGCCGCCTCGAGACCAGCAGCGCGATCGCGGCGACCCTTCACGGCGCGGAGTTCTACGGCCTGGGAATGGACTACCTGCGCGAGTACCAGAGCCTCTATCGCGCGGTCACCGTGGAGCAGGTAAACGCGGCGGCGAGGAAGTACCTTCACCCGGAGCGCTACACTCTTGTGCAGGCGGGAACGCTTGAATGA
- a CDS encoding nucleotidyltransferase family protein codes for MTSPNGSLPAIVLAGAPAEPDMAEMHGIVNRADLPIAGRTMIQRIVDALIASANVGEIVVIGDAACSGDLKRIESRGSLIDNLIAGAETCAEAARMLVCTSDIPAATAETIDDFVGRCADYDADFFYPIVTKEDSERRFPGVKRTYAKMAEGTFTGGNIMLFSRRFILENGDTIRSVAQNRKSIVGLARLLGIGVLLRVVLAQAVWPGAITLADLEKVAGRILGARIKAVTTPMAEIAADVDNLEQAADIERCM; via the coding sequence TTGACTAGCCCCAACGGCAGCCTGCCCGCGATCGTCCTTGCCGGAGCACCCGCCGAACCGGACATGGCGGAGATGCACGGAATCGTCAACAGGGCGGACTTGCCGATCGCCGGGCGGACGATGATCCAGCGCATCGTTGACGCGCTGATCGCTTCCGCGAATGTCGGGGAGATCGTCGTGATCGGCGATGCGGCATGCTCCGGAGATTTGAAGCGAATCGAGTCGCGAGGGTCACTGATTGACAACCTGATCGCGGGCGCCGAGACCTGCGCCGAGGCCGCTCGCATGCTGGTCTGCACGTCGGACATCCCTGCGGCGACGGCTGAGACGATAGACGATTTCGTCGGGCGGTGCGCCGACTACGACGCGGATTTCTTCTACCCGATCGTGACGAAAGAAGACAGCGAGCGGCGCTTCCCGGGAGTAAAGCGCACCTACGCGAAGATGGCGGAGGGAACCTTCACCGGGGGAAACATCATGCTGTTCAGCAGGCGCTTCATTCTGGAGAACGGCGACACGATCCGGAGCGTCGCGCAGAATCGGAAGAGCATCGTCGGGCTAGCGAGATTGCTCGGAATCGGCGTGCTGCTGAGAGTGGTACTCGCGCAGGCTGTCTGGCCTGGAGCAATCACCCTTGCGGATCTCGAGAAGGTCGCCGGCAGAATACTCGGCGCGCGGATCAAGGCCGTGACCACGCCAATGGCGGAGATTGCGGCGGACGTTGACAACCTCGAGCAGGCAGCGGACATCGAACGATGCATGTGA
- a CDS encoding G5 domain-containing protein, which produces MRIAIAALLAALMVLCIVVTAQSQSGPAVTVTIIADGQEWEYVSTQATVGGILKEAGVSFGKLDRCSHKMDVKPTPSMTIRITRVTTKTVVQTKPIALKTTYRYDVRHRGEDSVIQTGEAGEKEIKLLVYYKDGAQSSCRVVDTRITRQPKDQIVVTSQGASLASRGGARVRTLRMMATAYEPGPRSCGRYATGRTATGMRAGRGVAAVDPRVIPLGTKLYVEGYGYCVAADTGGAIKGNKIDLCYDTYGEAIRFGRRYVTVHILK; this is translated from the coding sequence TTGCGCATAGCGATCGCGGCTCTGCTCGCCGCGCTGATGGTCCTGTGCATCGTAGTGACCGCTCAGAGCCAGAGCGGACCCGCCGTCACCGTCACGATCATCGCGGACGGTCAGGAGTGGGAGTATGTCTCCACTCAGGCTACGGTCGGCGGAATCCTGAAGGAGGCGGGTGTCTCATTCGGGAAGCTCGACCGATGCAGCCATAAGATGGATGTGAAGCCTACCCCGAGCATGACCATCCGCATCACCAGAGTCACCACGAAGACCGTAGTCCAGACCAAACCGATCGCTCTCAAGACCACTTACCGATACGACGTCAGGCACCGCGGAGAGGATTCCGTGATCCAGACCGGCGAGGCGGGCGAGAAGGAAATCAAACTGCTGGTCTACTACAAGGACGGGGCTCAGTCTTCCTGCCGGGTAGTTGACACCAGGATCACCAGGCAACCGAAGGATCAGATCGTCGTAACTTCCCAGGGTGCGAGCCTGGCGTCGCGCGGAGGCGCCAGAGTCAGGACGCTGCGAATGATGGCAACGGCATACGAGCCCGGCCCACGGAGTTGCGGACGCTATGCGACTGGGCGAACGGCCACCGGAATGAGGGCCGGAAGGGGGGTCGCAGCCGTAGACCCGCGAGTCATCCCTCTTGGGACGAAGCTTTATGTGGAGGGCTACGGTTACTGCGTCGCGGCGGATACCGGCGGCGCGATAAAGGGCAACAAGATTGACCTTTGTTACGACACCTACGGCGAAGCAATCCGCTTCGGGCGCAGGTACGTGACCGTGCACATCCTGAAGTGA
- the rsmA gene encoding 16S rRNA (adenine(1518)-N(6)/adenine(1519)-N(6))-dimethyltransferase RsmA, protein MTIDLTSPAQLKDLLNRHGFHARKRFGQNFLVDRNIVNRVLDASDIRPGDAVIEIGPGAGTLTEGIAERGAKVLAIEIDRKLVPILDEVTASHPNIEIVNADFLGLDLPGFLEERFDGERVKVIGNLPYYVTSPIIARIIESREQIERSILMVQQEVADRLQASPGSRDYGSMSIFVQFHAEVETVAHVSRNVFLPPPDVSSAIVRLTPRTRPAVEVPSETAFFDVVHCAFGKRRKTLLNSLSDCPALGLSKEEVARVLNQAGIDPALRAERLSLEDFATIARAL, encoded by the coding sequence ATGACCATTGACCTCACATCGCCCGCGCAACTGAAGGACCTCCTGAACCGCCACGGCTTCCACGCGCGGAAGCGATTCGGCCAGAACTTTCTGGTGGATCGAAACATCGTCAACCGGGTGCTGGATGCCTCCGACATCCGACCGGGCGACGCCGTGATCGAGATCGGCCCCGGCGCCGGTACGCTAACCGAGGGGATAGCCGAGCGCGGAGCGAAGGTTCTCGCGATCGAAATAGACCGGAAGCTCGTCCCGATCTTGGACGAGGTCACGGCCAGCCATCCGAACATCGAGATAGTGAACGCGGACTTCCTTGGCCTTGACCTTCCCGGATTCCTCGAAGAGAGATTCGACGGCGAGAGAGTGAAGGTCATCGGCAACCTTCCGTACTACGTTACCAGCCCGATAATCGCCCGGATAATTGAATCTCGCGAGCAGATCGAGCGTTCGATCCTGATGGTCCAGCAAGAGGTCGCCGACCGACTGCAGGCGTCACCGGGATCGAGGGACTACGGCTCGATGAGCATCTTCGTGCAGTTCCATGCCGAGGTCGAGACGGTGGCCCATGTGTCGAGGAACGTCTTCCTTCCTCCTCCCGATGTTTCGAGCGCTATCGTGCGCCTGACGCCGAGGACGCGACCGGCGGTAGAGGTGCCGAGCGAGACAGCCTTCTTCGACGTCGTCCACTGCGCGTTCGGCAAGCGGCGGAAGACCCTGCTCAACAGTCTCTCGGATTGCCCGGCGCTCGGCCTCTCCAAGGAAGAGGTCGCTCGCGTACTGAACCAAGCGGGGATTGACCCCGCGCTTCGCGCGGAGCGGCTATCGCTCGAGGACTTCGCGACGATCGCAAGGGCACTCTGA